Proteins found in one bacterium genomic segment:
- a CDS encoding alpha/beta hydrolase, whose protein sequence is MKTIVLAFVLSTATCFAQIQYGNNPSAGHYVSINGIQMYYEIYGSGAPLVLLHGNGGSIAGHSKRIEYFSKDYKVIAIDSRGHGKTIDTVSTLTYEMMAKDINDLLDTLHVDSAYIWGQSDGGILALLLAIHYPGKVRKAAGYALNLRPDTTAVLPEIALWVEGMLRNTRTKKEKQMMSLVQNHPHIPVADLHSIKAPFMVMMGDRDLIRYEHSIEIFENIPQGFLFVMPGSTHAGVYEHPAWFNIVVGDFFKNQFSTMTSLELFKKYFH, encoded by the coding sequence ATGAAAACCATCGTGCTTGCTTTCGTGCTATCCACTGCAACTTGTTTTGCGCAAATCCAATACGGTAATAACCCCTCGGCCGGGCATTATGTATCCATCAACGGCATTCAAATGTATTATGAAATTTACGGCAGCGGTGCACCGTTGGTGTTGTTGCACGGGAACGGAGGTTCCATTGCCGGGCACAGCAAACGTATTGAATATTTTTCCAAAGACTATAAAGTCATTGCGATCGATAGCCGGGGCCATGGTAAAACGATCGACACCGTTTCGACGCTGACGTATGAAATGATGGCGAAGGACATTAACGATCTTTTGGATACTTTGCATGTTGATTCAGCGTATATTTGGGGGCAAAGCGATGGAGGCATTCTGGCGTTGCTGCTCGCAATCCATTATCCAGGAAAAGTACGAAAAGCAGCCGGCTATGCGCTCAATCTGCGCCCCGATACGACCGCGGTACTGCCGGAAATTGCATTGTGGGTTGAGGGGATGTTACGAAACACCAGAACCAAGAAGGAAAAGCAAATGATGAGCCTTGTGCAAAATCATCCGCACATTCCTGTCGCCGACTTGCATTCTATTAAAGCTCCGTTTATGGTAATGATGGGGGACCGGGATCTCATTCGTTATGAACATTCGATTGAAATTTTTGAAAACATACCGCAAGGATTTTTATTTGTCATGCCCGGATCGACGCATGCCGGCGTATATGAACACCCGGCTTGGTTCAATATAGTTGTTGGCGATTTTTTTAAAAATCAATTTTCTACTATGACGTCCCTGGAGCTGTTTAAAAAATACTTCCATTGA